One Equus asinus isolate D_3611 breed Donkey chromosome 30, EquAss-T2T_v2, whole genome shotgun sequence genomic window, aattaaataaaataattaaattagaattaaataattgaaattattttaattaattaaaattaatattggggccagccccgtggccgagtggttaagtttgcacgctccgcttcggcggcccagggtttttgctggttcagatcctgggagcggacgtGGCActactcattaggccacgctgaggggcgtcccacacagcacaaccagaggcactcacaactagaatatgcaactatgtacccgggTTGGGGGAGCTTGGGggagaagaattttttaaaaaataaaaattaaaaataaaattaatattttccccatttggtCCTGTTCATCTTCTACCATCTTCCTTCTTCAgtagtgttctcttttttaatgGCATCAGCTCATGTTCATCTCGTATCCCACATGCGTGATATGTTAGCAGAGGCAAAGGATGGTGGCACCCACTTCCTAATGGTCCCTGAGTCCTCTGTTTCCGCCTGTGTCTACTACCAAGCCCTGAGTCCCTGTCCCCATCACTTCTCAGCCGCTGCTTTCCGCGagtttgtctttttcatctcGGACACTTTCAATCCACCCTGCACCTTGCTGACAAATTAACTTTCTTAAGTCGCTGCTTCCATCATATCACTCTCCTGTTCAAAACTCTTCGTCAGAGCCCCGTGTCCTACAGATTGGGGGAAACCCCTTATCCAGGCATTCCGAGCCCTCCACCTCGTCCCCATCCCCTCCTTCGTGTCACCACTCCTTCCTTCACTgcacccctgccctcctcctccccctggcaGGAGGCTGAGGTTCAAGTGCCAGCTCCCTCACCTGCACCTCTGCAAACCTGGGCAAGCTCCCTGCCCGCTTCCTCCTCTGTCAGGTGGCGATAATGAGCTCCCTTGCTACTCGGGGTGCCCTGGAGGGCAGGAGCTGAGTCAGGTTTTTGAATGAGCCACTGCGAGACTCAAGTGTTGCAGCCCAGCCTCATCCTCCGGGAAGGAGGGTCCAGCAAACGCTCTGTACGCCTGGCTGGATGTCCATTTGGTGAGAATGGGAGAATGGtcttcccctgcccccatctcccATAGGGCCACCCtgggctctgtgccaggaacacaGAATGGCTGGTTAGTCGGTTGATTGATCTTGACTCTGTGGCTCTCACACTTTAGAGAGTATTATCACTATTTGAGTGAAGGGAGAAACTTGCTTGGAAATTCAGATTCTGGGGCCACCCCTCAGACAGTCAGATCTCAAGTGGGACCCaggcatctgcattttaaacaaattccACAGGTGATGACACAGGTGGTCTGAGGATGCACTTAACACTGCTTGCATTTCTTTGGATCTCCACAGGCCACCTACTGTGTATACACTGCACTGTGCTGGAGGCAGGGGGCAGAAAGGGGGATGGGATGCCGCCTGGGACCTCAGAGATGCTGTCAGCCACTCAGGAGGCAGAAAAACATGTCGGCGGCAGTTGCTAAGATGACGGAGAGGATGGGGCAGGGTGGGTATCAGAAATAGGCAGACTCAGGGGTCAGCCTTGGATCTGTGGTGCAAGGGTGTGGACCGAAGGGAAGGCCACGTCAGGAAGCCAGCGGGAGCCACCAAGTTTGGGCCGGGAAGGGCCAGGAGCCAGAGTGCAGAGAGGAAGGAACATTGATGCCCAGGCAGCTTCCTCCAGAAGCAGGAACTGTAAGAAATGTGAGAATGGTCCTTGGTCTGTTGGCCGGTTTCCCCATGGCCTGCTTTCTCACCTGCACCTGGTTTAGCAGGTCATCTCCACCTGTGAGGCTGCGCGGGGCGCCAGGAGCATGGCCATTGGCATCAGACAGCGGTGGGTTCAATGCCCACCTATGATTGTGACCCTGGACAAGGTGCTTAATTcttgagtctgtgtgtgtgtgtgcgcgcgtaccttaaaatgtaggttttattattatttaggtatGGTGAGGCCAATGGATCAGGAAGACAATGGCAGTTGAAAAGAGCGCTTGTTACTCACAGTTCCTAAGAGGAGGGGGCACACCATACCATGGGGGGCACTGAGGAAGCTCCAGGGACAGTCAAGAGGCAGAGGGCGTGAGGGCGGAATGTGGGCAGGAGCCTTTACTGTGGTTTCCGTGGGAAGGAACGGCAAGGCAGGGCAAGCAGCCTTAGGACGGGCTCTGGGGCTCAGGGCTGTCCTAGTCGTCCGGCACCTGGACCTGGGGATTGGGGCAGGGCTATAGCGGCCAGGAGTGGGAGAGCCCATAAAGCACATGGCTAGGGTGTGGGCTCCGGATTGGCTGGTTTGCCTAAGAAAGTCCTTTACTGTCTTTAGGAGTCAGCTAGCCCTGGGAAGGGGCGCCTCCCCAGGGTCAGCAAGACCCccgatgtcaaagcatcagaaacaCAAGATTAATACAGGGTGGAAGACagtgtggtgggcagaataacgCCCTCCCCAAGATGCCCACACcctgatccccagaacctgtgagtgTGCTACCTTATATggtaaaaaggactttgcagatgcgaCCAAGTTAAGGATCTTAAAACGCGGGGATTACCCCAGATTATCtgatgggcccaatgtaatcacaagggtccttataagaggaagacgggagggtcagagtcagagagagaagacacaaggatggaagcagaggtcagaggagCGAAGCTGCGACACGGCTGGCTTTGATGGTGGAGGAGGCCagggaatgcaggcagcctctagcaGCTGAAAAAGGCATAGGAACCAATTGTCCCCTAGAACCTCCAGCCCCGaggacccatttcagacttctgacttccagaactgtaagagaatgtatttgtgttggtttaagccactgagtctgCAGTaacttgttatagcagccctgaGAAGCTAATACACTTAGGGGGAGGCCCGTGCCCTTGCAAGGTTGTTTTGAGGCTCAGAGCCTGTGTGGGAAAGAGCCTGGCTTGAGGAAAATGTCAGTAAATGTAGTGATGTTCCCCCTGGGCTCGGGAGAGTCTTCAAGGAAGTAAGGAACATGGACACACTGCCCAGGTTGCTCTGCGCCTTGTGGCTGCTCTGTAAATCTCAGGCTCCCTCTCGCTCCCCTTGCAGATCTGGGGTGTCTGGGGGAACCCCATCAGGGAAGGGTTCCAGGAGACCTGCCCTGGCCTGTGCTCTCTCCACTGTGCAGGCTCCTGGGGTCCCAGCCCCTGTCTCTTAGCAACCAGTGTGTGCTGGGGGGTCATTTCCTGAATTTACCGCTGTGGGTGGCTTCTGTGTCACCCCAGTGACATTGGCTCCTCCCTCTGAATGCTTAGGCCCTTAGAGTCTTTGCCACATAAGTTGGTGCCCTTTCCACCTGCCATCTGTTGTCCTTGCAGGTGGCTTCACTGTTCCTCCTTAATGGCAGGGACTGCTTGTCACGTGACATCTGTGTTCCCCCAAAGGCCCCAGGACTGTGCTGGGCCCTTGGCAGCCCCATACCCTGCCTCCTGCAGGTGGCACGTTGCCCTCGCTGGGGTGGGGACAAGAGGGGTCTGAGGGGGAAGGTGCCAGACACTGGCTGCTCCTGTCCAGGCTCCCTGGAGGGCAAGCAGCTGGGCCCGGGCTGGCAATGAGCACTCCGGCCGCTGTGTCTCCCAGCACCCTCAGCAGGCTGTCCCCTCCCGCCTCTCACAGGGACGTTCGTCTCGGCCTTCGCCGTGCTGTGCGGCGCCCGCACTGACCTCCCGGACAGGCACGTGTGCTGCGTCTTCTGGCTGAACGTCGCGGCTGCCCTCATCCAGGTCCTCACGGCCATCGTCATGGTGGGCTGGATTATGAGCATCTTCTGGGGCATGGACATGGTCATCCTCGCCAGTGAGTGGCAACCAGTTCAAATTCCCTGTGGGGCTGGGGCCGGGCGGGGATGCACGGAGCAGGGCTTAAGGTGGGACAGGGGCCGGCTGATCTGGGCATGTGTGATCCTGCAGGGTGTGAGATCTTCACAGAGAGCTCCACGTAGCTGGGCCTGCTCCGCCCCTGGGGGCTCACCTGTGTCCTCAGTTGTGCTTATGGCCGACTGGCACAGGGGACCCTCCCCACATGCCAGCTCCGATGCCCACAGGGGATCATGGGTACAGACAGGCAGAGACTGAGCCAGAGATCGtgagcaagggagggagggacccCTATCAGCTCAGACACATCAGGCGTCACATTTGTCAAGGAAACAGGACAGCTGACAACACTGTGGCAAGGGTGTGGCCCACGTAAGCTCGGGTCCCCTATGCCTCCAACATGCAGtttctagaaagaagaaaaaggctgCTTCTTGACTGCCCACAGGAAGCCCCACCGCTGTGTTTTTACAGGCAGAAGGCATGATTTCGCCTTCTTTTAAGCTAAGTCTTTGTTCACTGATGCTGAAGCCTGGCTCCTCCTCACTGGCGTTGAGTGGACCCCCGCCAGTCATTTAACACAAACTTGATGCAGAACTGTTCTGTGAGAGGACTTAACGCTACGATGTCAAGTTTACCAAAGGCGACttgattaacatttttaaaaataacctgtcTTAAAACAgacacctctttttttttttttaaagattttatttttccctttttctccccaaagccccccagtacatagttgtatattcttcgttgtgggttcctctagttgtggcatgtgggacgctgcctcagcgtggtctgacgagcagtgccatgtccgcgcccaggattcgaaccgacgaaacattgggccgcctgcagcggagcgcgcgaacttaaccactcggccacagggccagccccaaagcagaCACCTCTTTTAAGCAGCCATGCATGTCACCCTGGGCCCCCATGGGTGGTCCTTGTATTTCCACATGTTCTGTCCACCTCATTAGGCCACGGTTCCTCACTAATGGTGACCACGTCTCTTCAGGCCCTTTGTCCTTCCTCTTCACATCCCACGCTCCTCATTGTGCCCCAGGCCCAACAAAACCACTCATAGGTGGCATTGCCGATGCCAGAAGTCAGCTGTGCCGGGTgagagcagcagaggcaggaggagaagccCTGGGTTCAGGGACTGGAATGATCTAGAAGGATCTCTAGCAGACTCAGCCTGAGTTCAGGATCCTATGAGTTTCCAAGACCCAGGGCACACACAGATACCAGGGTCAGGCAAGGCCTCAGGTCGGGGACCAGTCAAGCCACTGGACCAGAGCAAGTGCAGGGACCAGAGCTTGAGTGAGATCAGCAGAGCTGGTTGATGGGTCAGATGGGCTGCCTGGAGGCAGCCGCTCCAgcggcagaggtcaggggaggaAGTGGGTCAGCTGGACTGCCAGGGCATCCCAAAGCTGGAGCAAACCAGGGAGATGCTGGGAGACAGGGCAGCCAGAGAAGGGCGGTCCCCTGGCCAGGGCCAGCTGAGGGAGGGAAAAACGGAGAAACAGTCAGGAGATGCTCGTCCCTGCTGGGGAGGGCTGTTTTCAGGGCAAGGGCTGCCCTGTCAGAGAGGACAGTGGGAGGCGAGCAGCAGAGACTGAGGCAGGCCCATCCAGCTCCCTCATGGGGGCTTCGCTCTCTGAGCATGTCTGGGGACCACTTCCATTTCAGGGGAGCGGTGTAGAACATTGCTTATAGGAAAGAAGTCCTGCCAGCCATCCCGTGAGTCCTGAACAGCAAAGTCTGGCACTTTCCCAGCGGGAATCTGATGCTTCCCTAGGGGCTTAGGGATGGCTGCCGGCACCTGACCCTGTTCCCCGTTGGAAGCTGGAAGGTGCATCTGCTCTCGGAAGCTTCCTCTGCGGCAGACAGAGGGCCGCGAAGGCTGCCCCATCTCTGCCCCATACAGCCTGGTGCCCCCTTCCTGCTCCATCTCCCCATCACACGGAATGTctggccaggccctgggtgcTCACGTCACAGACTGGGTCTCAGTAAATGTGTGCCCATGCCTAACCTCATCCCTGGAGCTTTCTGGTATTCCTGTCTGCAGTCATCCTTGATACCCAGGAGCCACGGGTCTGGATCTTAGAGAGGACTTCAAGAACTTCCCTTACCATGTCctcaatgaggaaacagagaccccGAGAAGTGAAGATGGGGACCCCGTCTCTTCCTCACTTTCCATCACCCTAGGCTGGGCACTCAGCCAGAAGCCCCTCTTCTGCGGTTGATGGGGGCCATCACTGGGCTGCAGGACCATCAGTGACAGAAGCACCGTCCTCACTCTTcctacccacccacccccaagcCTTCATTGTGGGTCAGTCAGCTCCTTGGGTGTCTGTAGACTGGTTCCAAGGATGCCATCTTTGCATCAGACTCTTTAGAACATTGTTTGGGGGATGAACTTGAGGGCTGCATGAGAAAACCTGTCACACCTCACCTCCACCCGCTGACCCCACCTGGCCACCAGACTCACTCACCCATGTCAGCAAGGGTGGGGCCTGTGCGCTTCTTCCAGAAAGTAAACTCACTCTTCAAGGATGAGTAATTGCCACTCTTGAGATGGTGCTGTGGGCTGGGATCGCTCTGAGCCACAACAGATGGCGTGTGTGCCCCAGGATGACGACTTTGCAGGAAATAACCACAATTCACTTGTCTGTCCTAGTAGATAGTCGGATAAGGGGCCGTTCCTTCTGGTGTCACGTCAGCCCCTTCCCGTAAAAACAAAGGCTGTTTTTCAGTTGTCACAATACAGAATCATTTTTCACATGGCATTGTCTTGGGTGTCATCAACAATCTTAGCATCAAGAAATACTCCTAAGAGGGTAAtcagagaaatataaatcaaagtaGAAGTTAAAAATCAGGACCTTAGAAGCACCCTGCTCTATTTCTCTTAATAATAACAAATCATAGTCCATAACAGCCTGTCTTGGTCACAGGTCAATAAATACTTGGCAGTTGTACAGTAGCCTCATTGCACTGCTGCACccatggcagacattgctaatcaatcatGACACTTTCTGCTGaacaatcttaaatgttctcaacacAAGGCTTCAGGCAGTCACTACCAATGGATCCAAGATGTCTGCAAGATAAAATCTGTTTGCCATCCCCAGGCCTGGGTCTATCCTAAAGCGTTAGGATTTTTATATATGGCTGCTGTCCATATAAAGGGGGAACCACAGGGCACAGACAGAGGCGGGCTGATGCCAGGATGGGTCCCTTCAACATCTTTAGGTTGTCACAATCAAACCCATCCTGCAGCTGTCCTTCCTCAGGTCCATCCGGAGTTCATCTCAAGGCAAACATGGGTTGCTGGTGAAAAAAGAGCGAGGGGCAGGAGGCGAGCAGAAGAGTAGGGTTGGCTGAGATTTGAAGGGAAGGGGGGGCATCGGGCAGGGCTTGCTGGCGGTGTCTGGCTGGGTGTGGCCCCGGGGAGAGGAGAGCCCTCACTGTGGCCTCCTGCAGCCAAACCCACACAGCTGATGGGGCTGAGCGCTGGCCCCAGCGGCTGGTCCCTCTGGACACTGAGCACAGCCCTGTCCTATCTCCTGGGCCCCACCGTGCATCCTCCCTCTTTTTGTATTTCAGGCGGTCCCTCTGGCCTCTGTTTTCagactgttttctctttttctcttcttctcttcctcatgCTGCCTCCCATCCCTGTGTTGGTCCAAAGTCTCCCAAGGTGAGTCTGTTGATGGAGGCACGGGCCTCGTGCCTGGGCTGCCCCGGCCCTCCCCTCCACGGCCCCCTGCCCCACTGCACACAAACACCCCTCCCCCAGTTGGTCACTCGgcttctatttttagctttttattttagaaaatgtttaaacATAGAAGTAGCAGGCCTGGCATGATGAGTCCCGGAATACCCACAGCAGCTTCAACAATTGTCAACTTGTGGCCACTCTCCTCTCGTCTGTGACTCTCTGCATCTCCCCCCACTCCCAGCGCTGGATTATTAGCACCTAAAATTGACGAATAATCTGgtaaataagagagaaaaccaattAAGCCCACTGAAGCTCCTCTGCAGGCTAGGTTACCAGTTAATAGAGGGCAACCACTCGGCAAATTCCAGACTCATAAATTCATCCTTAAATATTTCAGTAggcatctctttttaaaaaacagaaccaCACTACCCTTTCATGCCAAATAAATTAGCAACAATTCCTTAATATCAACAGTGGTCAGTTTTTCCCAGTGGCCTTGTAATTATCACCAATGTTTTAAAGGCTCAGAGCCCTCAGTGACCTTTGCCTGTGCCACAGATGCCCAGCTGACTGAATGCACACGCATGGTCACTCCCCTCCGTATGCTgtcttcctcctgcctccatcctcacGTGCCAGATGCCCACCGCTCAGCTGAGCCTGTGGCACCTTCTCCCGAGGCTCTGCATTGGGAAATCATGCCAGGCCAGTTTGGGGCCACCTTTGTGCAGTGGCTTCAGGGCTGTAGGTTCAGGAGCCTGTTGATAACCTTCCAACCCCCACTGCAGATACATTCCTCTCATAAATCCCCATGAAACCCAAAGTTCCACAATCCTCCATCCTTTTGTTTCCCATTAAAAAGCCAACGCCCTTGGGAGAAGTTGGACCCTGAGTGCAGAGTCATTTACACGTCTGTATGAATAAAGTCTCAGGAGAATATTCTAATCTGGGGCACCTCCTGGAGATTCCTGAAGGAAGTGGGGTCTgaccctctctcctctgcttcttccTACAGGCTACAAGGAGCAGGGCGTCCCGCAGCAGCTCTGAGCCCTCGGGGGCTGCCAAGAAGTCCAGGCTGGCCGCATGAGGGCCGCGCCAGGCAGCGGCGTACACAGGGACCTTTGCACGTTCTCTTCTGCCGTTTCTTGGGTTTGGAGTGGAAAgtggggatttttaaaatattatttattttggaaacgCATCTGCTTTTCTCAGCAGGCTCTGAGggctgccagcccctccccctgttCCAGAAAACCCTGTAGGCGCAGGCACCCAGAAGAGCTCAAGTGCCGTGGGGAGTGGGATGCAGACGGGAATGCTAGGATGCTCTGACTCACCCCCGCCCTGCGTCGCCCCCTGCCCACGGCATGGGCACCCTGGAGCCACCCGGCTGGGCAGCGGGGGCCCCGTCCCTGTGAGCAGGGCCTCACCAAGAGGCAGGACTATGTTGGTCACTTCCTCTGAGTCCCCCGCCCCTACCAGAGTGGTCTCCTGGGGGCAGCACAAGGGCGGGAGTGAGGATGGACAGACTCCAGCCCGGCGTGGAAAAGCCTGCTGTGCCCTCAGCTGTGGGGGTACGGATCCCCACAGGTGCCTTCCGGCCCTGCCCTCCTACGGCAGCCCCCACTTCCTTGCCACTGAGATCTCTGGGCCTGGGGGTGTTTTGACATTTGTCTCCCCGGGAAGAAGAGCAGTGGCTCCGTCCCTGGGGCAAAACCGCTGGCATTGCCGGATGTTCATACACAAAATCACCCACCCAGGTCTGAGCGGGCACGGGCTGGCAGCCTTCCACAATACACTTAACACCATTTCCAGTCCACAGTCCTGTTTCTGAAATCCTTGGGGCCGGATGGGCCTCTGAATTCAGAAATTTGGGATCTGAGAAAGAGAATAGGAGACATTCAGCATCCATTTCCTACCCCCTGCTGGAGTGGGGAACGGCTCTCCACCGTTAAGCACGTGACTATTTCTGCAGAGAAACGTGAATAGTCAGACTAACTGGGATCAATAAAAACTGTAAATAGCCTCACCTCAGTTCAGGTTAGATTTCCCACTGTATAAGTTATGGGAGAAAGCTTTACCATTTGAGAGCTTTGGGGGTTTTAGAACTgcaaaaaacaaaattgttttggGGTTGTGGACCTCTATCTGAAAATCCTTCTTGCAGAC contains:
- the STUM gene encoding protein stum homolog isoform X3, which codes for MEPSHKDAETAAAAAAVAAADPRGASSSSGVVVQVREKKGPLRAAIPYMPFPVAVICLFLNTFVPGLGTFVSAFAVLCGARTDLPDRHVCCVFWLNVAAALIQVLTAIVMVGWIMSIFWGMDMVILASYKEQGVPQQL
- the STUM gene encoding protein stum homolog isoform X2 translates to MEPSHKDAETAAAAAAVAAADPRGASSSSGVVVQVREKKGPLRAAIPYMPFPVAVICLFLNTFVPGLGTFVSAFAVLCGARTDLPDRHVCCVFWLNVAAALIQVLTAIVMVGWIMSIFWGMDMVILASGPSGLCFQTVFSFSLLLFLMLPPIPVLVQSLPR
- the STUM gene encoding protein stum homolog isoform X1, with product MEPSHKDAETAAAAAAVAAADPRGASSSSGVVVQVREKKGPLRAAIPYMPFPVAVICLFLNTFVPGLGTFVSAFAVLCGARTDLPDRHVCCVFWLNVAAALIQVLTAIVMVGWIMSIFWGMDMVILAISQGESVDGGTGLVPGLPRPSPPRPPAPLHTNTPPPVGHSASIFSFLF